One genomic window of Vicinamibacterales bacterium includes the following:
- a CDS encoding MBL fold metallo-hydrolase: MPSLTFLGAARTVTGSKYLLEVNDRRVLVDCGMFQGLKELRLRNWEPLPVPADTIHAVVLTHAHIDHSGFLPRLFAQGFRGRVFCTPGTADLCRIVLPDAGRIAEEDAREANRHGYTKHDPALPLFTEADAYRALGNLQPVGFDRPVPVTEGVTVRFVNSGHLLGSAFVTLSLDEAGGRQVVFSGDIGRYDRPILPDPLPIREADILLVESTYGDRVHEPDNDGAALAQIVNDTMKRGGKVVIPAFAIGRVEEIIYWLKKLEDAGRIPVVPVFLDSPMALEALKYYTQRASELDPDVQTMRGQVSAFMTKRFQAIATPKQSAELTGSRIPSIVVSSSGMATGGRVLSHLRATLPNPRNTVLFSGFQAEGTRGRKLLNGEREVKIHGELVPVNAQIAQLHSMSAHADSDELLRWLSGFERAPKLTFVVHGEPQTAETFAGKIAEKLQWPVRVPDYLESVELP; this comes from the coding sequence ATGCCATCTCTGACCTTCCTGGGTGCCGCGCGCACCGTGACCGGTTCCAAGTATCTGCTCGAGGTGAACGATCGCCGCGTCCTCGTGGACTGCGGGATGTTCCAGGGACTCAAGGAGCTTCGTCTCCGCAACTGGGAGCCGCTGCCGGTTCCCGCCGATACGATCCACGCCGTCGTCCTCACGCACGCACACATCGATCACAGCGGGTTCCTGCCGCGGCTGTTCGCGCAGGGATTTCGCGGCCGCGTCTTCTGCACGCCCGGGACCGCCGACCTGTGCAGGATCGTCCTGCCCGACGCGGGTCGGATTGCCGAGGAGGATGCGCGCGAGGCGAACCGCCACGGCTACACCAAGCACGACCCGGCGCTGCCGCTGTTCACGGAAGCCGACGCGTACCGCGCGCTCGGCAACCTGCAGCCCGTCGGGTTCGATCGGCCCGTGCCGGTCACCGAGGGTGTGACGGTACGCTTCGTCAATTCGGGCCACCTGCTCGGATCCGCGTTCGTCACGCTCTCGCTCGACGAGGCCGGCGGCCGCCAGGTGGTCTTCAGTGGCGACATTGGGCGGTACGATCGGCCCATCCTGCCCGATCCCCTGCCGATCCGCGAGGCGGACATCCTGCTCGTCGAATCGACGTACGGCGACCGCGTCCACGAACCCGACAACGACGGTGCGGCGCTCGCGCAGATTGTCAACGACACGATGAAGCGCGGTGGCAAGGTGGTCATTCCGGCCTTTGCCATTGGCCGCGTCGAGGAGATCATCTACTGGCTGAAGAAGCTGGAAGATGCCGGCCGCATTCCCGTCGTGCCCGTGTTCCTCGACAGTCCGATGGCGCTCGAGGCACTGAAGTACTACACGCAGCGCGCAAGCGAACTGGACCCGGACGTGCAAACGATGCGCGGGCAGGTGTCGGCGTTCATGACGAAACGGTTCCAGGCCATTGCCACGCCGAAGCAGTCGGCAGAGCTGACCGGGTCGCGGATCCCGTCGATTGTGGTCTCGTCGAGCGGAATGGCGACCGGCGGCCGCGTGCTCAGCCATCTGAGGGCCACGCTGCCGAACCCGCGCAACACCGTGCTGTTCTCCGGGTTCCAGGCGGAGGGCACGCGCGGGCGCAAGCTGCTCAACGGCGAGCGCGAGGTCAAGATCCACGGCGAGCTGGTGCCCGTGAACGCCCAGATCGCTCAACTCCATTCGATGTCGGCGCACGCCGATTCCGACGAACTGCTTCGCTGGCTGTCCGGCTTCGAGCGCGCGCCGAAGCTCACCTTCGTCGTCCACGGCGAGCCGCAGACGGCCGAGACGTTTGCCGGGAAAATCGCCGAGAAGCTGCAGTGGCCGGTGAGGGTTCCGGATTACCTCGAGTCGGTTGAGCTTCCGTAG
- a CDS encoding peptidylprolyl isomerase — MPYLTLFLTALTVLLWNVGGAECAPPLPGMTRAAIRQAEYDRAATADQLQLLVMAATSATPEMQVLAVRALGRLERPALKDRLVPLLGATNARVRAEAADAIAQTCGRDAGCAASVQPALVERLQGEKDADARGAICEALGRLPIEPPAEIAHIERVLFDVASRTEVIRNVAVTQNAAGTRPGSILALSVAPKTRVAVPAPALIGALRGLESLSRLEAKRHRFSNDTIDRLRHVALDTHDATSSLAAARRSTAPDESASIRRLAMRALLPMGGVDLPTVQHALDDPDDQVRRLALLAPAADRAAVDRGLQDSAWLVRVEALTVYGRRFQATAGCQPILAAIGATADHVSLLAIDLLGRGCRPEDRAADLLLDLAVGISSASQVMQTPPPGVAVMHRWHAPAHAIVSLAKIAPDQARPELQHFLKVEPWQARMYAAHAATELGDAAVLRSLARDPDANVREAAVGGLAKTVQHGADPVYVEALRAKDYQLVMTAAGALSGTPDRSTAIPALLAALARLTADDSDTSRDPRQAILDRLKELGGRDQAAALGPYLSDSDTQIADSTAGLISAWTGAPVKATPAPRRRFALTVTDGDVARLAKTRVRVTIKDLGSFELRLFADFAPASSARFEMMAREGYYNGLTFHRVLPNFLIQGGSFGANEFAGSSRYMPDEVGRISQTRGTLGTSTRGRDTGDAQFYINLVDTPRLDHDYTIFAEVVRGMDVVGLILEGDVIEGVKLSQ, encoded by the coding sequence ATGCCATACCTGACACTGTTCCTTACGGCCCTGACGGTTCTGCTCTGGAACGTCGGCGGGGCGGAGTGTGCACCGCCGCTTCCCGGGATGACGCGCGCCGCCATCCGGCAGGCCGAGTACGATCGGGCGGCAACCGCCGATCAACTGCAATTGCTGGTGATGGCGGCGACGTCGGCCACCCCGGAGATGCAGGTTCTCGCGGTGCGCGCCCTCGGCCGTCTCGAGCGACCGGCCCTGAAGGACCGATTGGTTCCGCTCCTGGGCGCCACGAATGCCCGCGTTCGCGCCGAGGCGGCAGACGCGATCGCGCAGACGTGCGGCAGAGATGCCGGGTGTGCCGCCAGCGTCCAACCGGCGCTCGTCGAACGACTGCAGGGGGAGAAGGACGCCGACGCGCGCGGCGCGATCTGCGAGGCGCTCGGACGTCTGCCGATTGAACCGCCCGCCGAGATCGCGCACATCGAGCGCGTGTTGTTCGATGTGGCCTCCCGCACGGAGGTGATACGCAACGTGGCGGTGACCCAGAACGCCGCGGGGACACGGCCGGGGTCAATCCTCGCGCTGAGCGTCGCGCCGAAGACCAGGGTCGCGGTGCCGGCACCGGCGTTGATCGGGGCGCTCCGGGGGCTGGAGTCGCTCTCCCGCCTTGAGGCCAAGCGACACCGCTTCTCGAACGACACGATTGACCGCCTGCGGCACGTCGCGCTCGACACGCACGACGCCACGTCCAGCCTGGCCGCCGCCCGCCGAAGCACCGCGCCCGACGAGTCCGCCAGCATCCGGCGGCTCGCGATGCGCGCCCTCCTGCCGATGGGTGGCGTGGACCTGCCAACCGTGCAGCACGCACTCGACGACCCGGACGATCAAGTGCGGCGCCTGGCGTTGCTGGCACCGGCAGCCGACAGGGCTGCGGTCGATCGCGGGTTGCAGGACTCGGCGTGGCTGGTCCGGGTCGAGGCACTGACCGTGTACGGCCGTCGGTTCCAGGCGACCGCGGGCTGTCAGCCTATCCTGGCGGCGATCGGCGCAACAGCCGACCACGTGTCGCTCTTGGCGATCGACCTGCTCGGCCGCGGGTGCCGGCCCGAGGACCGCGCCGCCGATCTCCTGCTCGATCTCGCGGTCGGCATCAGCTCTGCCTCGCAGGTGATGCAGACGCCGCCGCCCGGCGTTGCTGTCATGCACCGGTGGCACGCCCCCGCACACGCGATCGTGTCGCTGGCGAAGATCGCGCCAGACCAGGCCAGGCCGGAATTGCAGCACTTCCTGAAGGTTGAGCCGTGGCAGGCCCGGATGTACGCGGCGCACGCGGCAACCGAACTGGGTGATGCCGCGGTGCTGCGGAGCCTCGCCCGCGACCCGGACGCCAACGTGCGCGAGGCTGCGGTCGGCGGCCTCGCGAAGACGGTCCAGCACGGGGCGGACCCGGTCTATGTCGAGGCCCTGCGCGCGAAGGACTATCAACTGGTAATGACGGCGGCCGGCGCGCTGTCTGGAACCCCCGATCGATCGACGGCAATCCCGGCCCTCCTCGCGGCGCTCGCGCGGCTCACGGCAGACGACAGTGACACGTCCCGGGATCCGCGTCAGGCCATCCTGGATCGGCTGAAGGAGTTGGGTGGACGCGACCAGGCGGCCGCGCTCGGCCCCTATCTGAGCGATTCGGACACGCAGATCGCGGACTCCACGGCGGGCCTGATCAGCGCTTGGACCGGCGCGCCCGTGAAGGCCACGCCCGCACCGCGCAGACGGTTTGCGCTGACGGTGACCGACGGGGACGTGGCCCGTCTGGCGAAGACACGAGTGAGGGTCACGATCAAGGACCTCGGGTCGTTCGAACTTCGACTCTTCGCGGATTTCGCCCCGGCTTCATCTGCCCGGTTCGAAATGATGGCGCGGGAAGGCTACTACAACGGCCTGACGTTCCATCGCGTGCTCCCGAACTTCCTGATCCAGGGCGGAAGTTTCGGTGCCAACGAGTTTGCCGGCTCGTCGCGATACATGCCGGACGAAGTCGGCCGCATCTCGCAGACCCGAGGCACGCTCGGTACCTCAACACGCGGTCGCGACACCGGCGACGCGCAGTTCTACATCAACCTGGTCGACACGCCGCGCCTCGACCACGACTACACCATCTTCGCGGAGGTTGTCCGCGGTATGGACGTCGTGGGCCTGATCCTCGAGGGAGACGTGATCGAAGGAGTGAAGCTGAGCCAATAG